A DNA window from Pseudomonas resinovorans NBRC 106553 contains the following coding sequences:
- a CDS encoding amidotransferase produces the protein MSLRICILETDILRPELVDQYKGYGLMFEQLFAKQPIPAEFSVYNVVQGHYPPEGERFDAYLVTGSKADSFGDDEWILTLKEFLLARYEAGDKLLGVCFGHQLLALLLGGRTERATQGWGVGTHSYQLKQKPEWMTPALDDLTLLISHRDQVTELPENATLLASSDFCPNAAYAVGDQVLCFQGHPEFVHDYSRALLELRQDSLGKDVYQQGVSSLDRDHQGAAVAEWMMRFITRDRAA, from the coding sequence ATGTCACTCCGCATCTGCATTCTCGAAACTGACATTCTCCGCCCCGAACTGGTCGACCAATACAAAGGCTACGGCCTGATGTTCGAGCAGCTGTTCGCCAAACAGCCGATCCCTGCGGAGTTCAGTGTCTACAACGTGGTGCAGGGGCATTACCCGCCTGAAGGGGAGCGGTTCGACGCTTACCTGGTAACCGGCAGCAAGGCCGACTCCTTCGGCGACGACGAGTGGATCCTCACGCTCAAGGAGTTCCTGCTGGCGCGCTACGAGGCGGGCGACAAGCTGCTGGGCGTGTGCTTCGGCCATCAGCTGCTGGCCCTGCTGCTGGGCGGGCGCACCGAGCGCGCGACCCAGGGCTGGGGTGTCGGCACCCACAGTTACCAGCTCAAGCAGAAGCCGGAGTGGATGACCCCCGCGCTGGACGACCTGACCCTGCTGATCAGCCACCGGGACCAGGTTACCGAGCTGCCGGAAAACGCGACCCTGCTGGCTTCCAGCGATTTCTGCCCGAACGCCGCCTATGCGGTGGGCGACCAGGTGCTGTGCTTCCAGGGGCACCCGGAGTTCGTCCACGACTACTCCCGCGCGCTGCTGGAGCTGCGCCAGGACTCCCTCGGCAAGGACGTCTACCAGCAGGGCGTGAGCAGCCTGGACCGTGACCACCAGGGCGCCGCCGTCGCCGAGTGGATGATGCGTTTCATCACCCGCGATCGCGCCGCCTGA
- a CDS encoding heme-binding protein, translating to MSRVSLAALLCTLTFAGAASAEVLKESNLSSADAQKLAAATVAACQAKGYNVSAAVVDRAGLLKAFARADNAGPHTIEASRAKAFTAVSAKTATLTIMENAQKNPGAANLTDIPGFLLLGGGVPVKAGDAVIGAIGVAGAPGGHLDAQCADAVLAENAALFK from the coding sequence ATGTCTCGTGTCTCCCTCGCCGCCCTGCTCTGCACCCTGACCTTCGCCGGCGCCGCCAGCGCCGAAGTGCTGAAGGAAAGCAACCTCTCCAGCGCCGATGCGCAGAAGCTGGCCGCCGCCACCGTCGCCGCCTGCCAGGCCAAGGGCTACAACGTCAGCGCGGCGGTGGTGGACCGCGCGGGCCTGCTGAAGGCCTTCGCCCGCGCCGACAACGCCGGCCCCCACACCATCGAGGCCAGCCGCGCCAAGGCCTTTACCGCCGTATCCGCCAAGACCGCGACCCTGACCATCATGGAGAACGCCCAGAAGAACCCGGGCGCCGCCAACCTGACCGACATTCCCGGCTTCCTGCTGTTGGGCGGCGGCGTACCGGTGAAGGCTGGCGATGCGGTGATTGGCGCCATCGGCGTGGCCGGCGCCCCGGGCGGTCACCTGGATGCCCAGTGCGCCGACGCCGTGCTGGCGGAGAACGCCGCGCTGTTCAAGTAA
- a CDS encoding crotonase/enoyl-CoA hydratase family protein: MSELISYQLEDGIATLTLANGKVNAISPDVIAAFNAALDRAEQDRAIVIVTGQPGILSGGYDLKVMTSGPQNAIALVAAGSTLARRMLSHPYPIIVACPGHAVAKGAFILLSADYRIGVEGPFNIGLNEVQIGMTMHHVGIELARDRLRKSAFHRSVINGEMFDPQGALDAGFLDKVVPVEQLQETARAAALQLKKINMTAHRNTKLKVRKALLDTLDAAIELDKQHLV; the protein is encoded by the coding sequence ATGAGTGAGCTGATCTCCTACCAACTCGAAGACGGCATCGCCACCCTGACCCTCGCCAACGGCAAGGTGAACGCCATCTCCCCGGATGTGATCGCCGCCTTTAATGCCGCACTGGATCGTGCCGAACAGGACCGCGCCATCGTGATCGTCACCGGCCAGCCGGGCATTCTCTCCGGCGGCTATGACCTGAAGGTCATGACCTCCGGTCCGCAGAACGCCATCGCCCTGGTCGCCGCCGGTTCCACCCTGGCCCGCCGCATGCTGTCCCACCCCTACCCCATCATCGTCGCCTGCCCGGGCCATGCGGTGGCCAAGGGCGCCTTCATCCTGCTGTCGGCGGACTACCGCATTGGCGTCGAAGGGCCGTTCAACATCGGCCTGAACGAAGTGCAGATCGGCATGACCATGCACCATGTCGGCATCGAGCTGGCCCGTGATCGCCTGCGCAAGTCGGCCTTCCACCGCTCGGTGATCAATGGCGAGATGTTCGACCCGCAAGGCGCGCTGGATGCCGGCTTCCTCGACAAGGTGGTGCCCGTCGAACAACTGCAGGAAACCGCGCGCGCCGCAGCCCTGCAGCTGAAGAAGATCAACATGACCGCCCACCGCAACACCAAGCTCAAGGTACGCAAGGCGCTCCTGGACACCCTGGACGCGGCCATCGAGCTCGACAAGCAGCATCTGGTCTGA
- a CDS encoding alpha/beta fold hydrolase — protein MTEAFSFCAGRFRCPYQVHRSAVAGPVLILLPALGVAARKYEAFALGLVAAGNHVLTVDWPGQGESVPRPNRQLDYGYRDLVEEFVPSLLAAAREHFPTGRPVLLGHSLGGHIATLFAAANPEADVAVVGVACGNIHYRNWQGRKRLLTPCVALTFNILTALFGYLPGKTIGFGGHEARRLMRDWGRVAWSGNFDHLGLDLAHPGNNPTPSLFIGVRNDPFAPPASTLGLAALIQAQPTLRVLPSPRPASENPHSAWLRAPATMVEAVVSGLAAFSRRIATGQAV, from the coding sequence ATGACCGAGGCCTTCAGCTTTTGTGCAGGACGTTTCCGTTGCCCCTATCAGGTTCATCGCTCGGCGGTTGCCGGGCCGGTGCTGATCCTGCTGCCGGCCCTCGGCGTGGCGGCGCGCAAGTACGAGGCCTTCGCCCTTGGCCTGGTGGCGGCCGGCAACCATGTGCTGACGGTGGATTGGCCCGGCCAGGGGGAAAGCGTTCCGCGACCGAATCGCCAACTGGATTACGGCTACCGGGACCTGGTCGAGGAGTTCGTGCCGAGCCTGCTGGCGGCCGCCCGCGAGCATTTCCCCACGGGGCGCCCGGTGCTGCTGGGCCATAGCCTGGGCGGGCATATCGCCACGCTGTTCGCCGCCGCGAATCCCGAGGCCGACGTGGCGGTGGTGGGCGTGGCCTGCGGCAATATCCACTACCGCAACTGGCAGGGTCGCAAGCGGTTGCTGACGCCTTGCGTGGCGCTGACCTTCAACATCCTGACCGCGCTGTTCGGCTACCTGCCGGGCAAGACCATTGGTTTTGGTGGCCATGAGGCGCGTCGATTGATGCGCGACTGGGGGCGGGTTGCCTGGAGCGGCAACTTCGATCACCTGGGGCTGGATTTGGCTCACCCCGGCAACAATCCGACACCCTCGCTGTTCATCGGTGTGCGCAACGACCCCTTCGCTCCACCTGCCTCGACCCTGGGTCTGGCGGCGCTGATCCAGGCGCAGCCCACCCTGCGTGTTCTGCCGTCGCCGCGTCCCGCTTCGGAGAATCCCCACAGCGCCTGGCTGCGCGCACCCGCAACCATGGTCGAGGCCGTTGTCAGCGGATTGGCGGCGTTTTCCCGCCGGATCGCCACCGGTCAGGCTGTCTGA
- a CDS encoding response regulator transcription factor — MSIPAHSPLVYLVDDDEAVRDGLALLLRSVGLRSEGHCDPQAFLAALSAQAVGCVVLDIRMPGIGGLDVLDRLAACSDLPVVMLTGHANVDLCRRAFKGGAMEFLQKPVDDDVFLDAVQAAVRSHVASRERQAVTQAATERLARLSGRERDVLVRIVQGLSNKEIAREFELSPRTVETYRANVFAKLEADSLAQLIRQYASLLDAPSP; from the coding sequence ATGAGCATCCCCGCCCATTCCCCGCTGGTGTACCTGGTGGACGACGACGAGGCCGTGCGCGACGGCCTGGCCCTGCTACTGCGCAGCGTCGGCCTGCGCAGCGAGGGCCATTGCGACCCCCAGGCCTTCCTCGCCGCGTTGTCAGCGCAAGCGGTGGGCTGCGTGGTGCTGGATATCCGCATGCCGGGCATCGGCGGGCTGGATGTGCTGGACAGGCTGGCGGCGTGTTCCGACCTGCCGGTGGTGATGCTCACCGGTCACGCCAACGTCGATCTCTGCCGCCGCGCCTTCAAGGGCGGCGCCATGGAGTTCCTGCAGAAGCCGGTGGACGATGACGTGTTCCTCGATGCGGTGCAGGCCGCCGTGCGCAGCCATGTGGCCAGCCGCGAGCGCCAGGCGGTGACCCAGGCCGCCACCGAACGCCTGGCACGGCTGTCCGGGCGCGAGCGGGACGTGCTGGTGCGCATCGTCCAGGGCCTGAGCAACAAGGAAATCGCGCGGGAATTCGAGCTGTCGCCGCGCACCGTGGAAACCTACCGGGCCAACGTCTTCGCCAAGCTGGAAGCCGACTCCCTGGCGCAGCTGATCCGCCAGTACGCCAGCCTGCTGGATGCGCCTTCTCCGTAG
- a CDS encoding magnesium and cobalt transport protein CorA produces MGRVVAAAVYTKGRKVTDISLDEGKQWAGKPGHFVWIGLHDPGTEELGNLQRQFDLHELALEDALTRHTRPKLETFGDALFLVVYSPIEVNGELQFIETQLFTGKGYIISARYGESTPYSRVRQRCEARPLLLEHGEDFVLYALLSFVLENYRPMMDDFHSELEEIEQNVLKRPLTQADVERIHCLRRDLLRLRRYIGPMGEICEELQRLDFPFIDKQMRPYFRDIAIHVNRLLEDLTGLREMADHAIEIGLLLESSRQSVVQRKFAAWAAILAFPTAIAGIYGMNFQYMPELTWHYGYFGVMGLVVTGCTALFASFKYYGWL; encoded by the coding sequence ATGGGTCGAGTCGTTGCAGCCGCCGTCTACACCAAGGGCCGAAAGGTCACCGACATAAGCCTCGATGAAGGTAAGCAGTGGGCCGGCAAGCCGGGGCACTTCGTCTGGATCGGCCTGCATGACCCCGGCACGGAAGAACTCGGCAACCTGCAACGGCAGTTCGACCTGCACGAACTGGCCCTTGAAGACGCCCTCACCCGGCACACCCGACCCAAGCTGGAAACCTTCGGCGACGCCCTGTTCCTGGTGGTCTATTCGCCGATCGAGGTGAACGGCGAGTTGCAGTTCATCGAGACCCAACTGTTCACCGGCAAGGGCTACATCATCAGCGCCCGCTACGGTGAATCCACGCCCTACTCTCGTGTTCGCCAGCGCTGCGAGGCGCGTCCGTTGCTGCTGGAGCATGGCGAGGACTTCGTCCTCTATGCGCTGCTCAGCTTCGTGCTGGAAAACTACCGGCCGATGATGGATGACTTCCATTCGGAGCTAGAAGAGATCGAGCAGAACGTCCTGAAGCGCCCCCTGACCCAGGCCGATGTCGAGCGCATCCACTGCCTGCGCCGCGACCTGCTGCGCCTGCGGCGCTACATCGGCCCCATGGGCGAGATCTGCGAAGAACTGCAGCGCCTGGACTTCCCCTTCATCGACAAGCAGATGCGCCCCTACTTCCGCGACATCGCCATCCACGTCAATCGCCTGCTGGAAGACCTCACCGGGCTGCGCGAGATGGCGGACCACGCCATCGAGATCGGCCTCTTGCTGGAGTCCTCGCGGCAGAGCGTGGTGCAACGCAAGTTCGCCGCCTGGGCAGCGATTCTCGCCTTCCCGACGGCGATCGCCGGTATCTACGGGATGAACTTCCAGTACATGCCGGAACTCACCTGGCACTACGGCTACTTCGGGGTGATGGGGCTGGTGGTCACCGGCTGCACCGCGCTGTTCGCCAGCTTCAAGTACTACGGCTGGCTGTAG